The genomic window CGCGACTGCTAAACGGCGAAGATCGGTACGGTACTCGTCTTTGGCCTGTTCCTGTCGAAGATTGCTTTGCCAGGGCTGAACGCGATAACCAAGGCTGGCAATGCGGGTAAACACATCGCTCATGGTTAGCTGCCCGGGGTCGAAGGAGACATCCAATCGATTCTGTCCAAGATTGAGCGTTGCCCGCAGCACGCCGGGCGTGCGCGTTAGCGTTGTCTCGATGAGCCAGGTGCAGGCAGCGCAGCTGACACCACCTATGAGGAGCCGTGCGTCAATATGTCCTGATGCGTCCACGCGGGAAAACTGCTCCGCGAGGGCGGGGTCATCGTAGATGACAAATTCGGGCGCGGGCGATAGGGGATCCAGCCCCGGTCGCTCATTGAATGCGGTGCGCTGCTCATAGAAACGCTCCAGTCCGTTCTCGGCGATCATACTGGCTACGGCACGACAGCCGGGACAACACATGTCGCGGGGTTGCCCGGCGATATCGATGCGAAAGTCAGCACCCTCGGGTACGTCCTCGCCACAGTGAAAGCAATGCACTTCGCTGGGAATCGCCAGGGGTTCGGCGCTGTTCAAGGGCGCTTCCGCCCTGTGTTTGGAAAAAACAGAGACATCGCTCAGGGCGAGCTGTCGCCGCTAACAGCGATGAAGTCTCGGTTGCTCAGAGAGCCGTCGACGCGCCAGGCGTTATCCGGCGCTTCAAGTATCCAGTGCCAGTTTGGCGAGAGATCGGCGGGGATATCGCTCTGATAAAGACCGGGCGCTACCGCCGAGAGGGCAACCTGAAAATCGCGGTCTGCCTCCAGGGGATGGGAGAAGCGCAAACTAAGATCGCCAGGTGCTATGGCGCCGGCAAGGCGCACCTGCGCCCGGCGCCCCAGTACCTTGATCTCTGCAGTGATACCAAGCTCCTCGGCGGCGGCCTGCTTGCCCAGTTCTTTGTTGATCGCCAGACCGTCTTTGTAATACTCATCCACCACGAGATCGTCGGAGTAGCGGTTTGCGATGTACAGCGTACTCAGCCCGGCAATTACCACGGAGCCCGGCAGCGCGATAAGAAACCAGGGCCAGAATTGCCGGTACCAGGCTTCCGTATCTTCACGCCGGGGCGTCTGTTTACTGCCGTGAGACATGCTTGCCTGTTCCAATGCTGGGGAAGTGATGAGTCACTATAGCGGTTTCATGAATCGCGATTCGGTACTTGCTCGCAGGGAGGGCATATCTTCGGCAACAATTTCAAAGGTGAAGCTGGTGCTGGGAGTGCTCAAATCGGTGGCTTTGGCTGCCACACGCAGTGTCACCTCTCGATCTTCGCTGGCGTCAAGCGCATAGCGGGTGTCCCCCTTAATTGTGGCGCCTTCCAGGCCGTCGAGGCGGAGTACGTACTTATGGGGCGAACCATCCATATTGACGATGTGAAGCCGGTAGATGTTTTCGACGCCACCGTCTGCCGTTTCCACATAGAGATTGTTGCGATCCCGTATGACCGTAAGCTCCAGGGGAATACGTGAAGCGATGTTGTAGCTGAAGACCCCTACCATCAGGCTGAGCATAACGATGTAACCGATGATGCGTGGACGGAACCATTGTGTTGTTCCTCCCTCGAGCTCTCTCTCGCTGGTGTAGCGCACCAGACCGGGATCGTAGCCCATTTTTCGCATTACGGAATTGCAGGCATCGATACACAGGGCGCAGCCGATGCATTCGTATTGCAACCCGTCGCGAATATCAATGCCCGTGGGACAGACCTGGACACAGAGTTCGCAGTCAATACAGTCCCCGAGTCCTGATTCTTTGTGCGCAAGGGATTTCTTACGTGAGCCTCGGGGTTCTCCTCGTTTGGCGTCGTAGGAAACAATCAGCGTATCCGCATCAAACATTACGGACTGGAATCGTGCATAGGGGCACATGTACTTGCAGACCTGCTCGCGCATCCATCCTGCATTAACGTAGGTCGCCAGAGTGAAAAATGCTGTCCAGACGAGCTGCCAGTTTCCCGTGGTCAGCGTCGCCAATTCGTAGCTCAACTCGCGGATAGGGTAGAAATAGCCGACAAAGGTCATACCGGTCATAAAGGCAATAAACAGCCAGGCGGCATGTTTACCCAGCTTGCGCGAGGCTTTATTCAGAGACCAGGGTTGTTTGTCCAGCTTGATACGCTGGTTGCGGGTGCCCTCAAGCTTCTGCTCTACCCACATGAACATACTGGTCCATACGGTTTGCGGGCAGGTGTAGCCACACCAGACGCGTCCCGCCGAGACGGTGACCGCGAAGAGAGAGAAAGCCGCGATGATGAGTAAGAACGCCAGAAGGGAAAAATCCTGGGGCCAGAAGGTTAGGCCCAGAATATGAAACTCGCGCTCGGGCAGATCGAACCACACTGCCTGACGACCGCCGATACTGATCCATGGCAGGCAGTAGTAGCCCAGGAGCATGGGCCAGCCGGTAAACATGCGGAGTCGCTGATAGAAACCTTCGATCTTGCGCGTGTAAATTTTTTCGCGCTTCTGATAGAGGTCGAGCTCAGCGACCTCCGAGGGGGCGATCTCCTGTACGTTGATGAGATCCGGGTCAGACATAGTTTTTCACCACTACTGATGTTGAGTGGCCACTCCCGTGGCGTTAAACCCCGACGTTGTCCGGCAACTAGTCCGGTACATTGTTCGGTACGTTGTCCGGTACTTTTTTCAGTACTTCGGCGGGGCGTTTGCCTTCGGTAATTATTGTAATGAAATGTTCGTGTGATCAGGTCTGAGTTACTTGCTCAGACCATAGATGTAAGCGCTGACGAGGTGAATTTTGTCCTCGCTGAGCGTGTTCCCAAATGCTGGCATCTGACCATTGCGTCCAATACGAAGGCTGTGGGCAATCTGCTCTTCGCTGCCGCCGTAAAGCCATATGCCGTTGGTGAGGTTGGGCGCTCCCATTAGGGGGTTACCCTTGGCCTCCGGACCATGGCATGCGACGCAGTAAGTCTGGTAATGCTTCTCGCCGGCTGCGACCAGTTCATCGTCCGCCTCACGGCTGTTCAGGGATAGCACGTAAGCCGTTGCCTCCATAATACCCTGCTCACCCAGAATGCTTTCCCAGGGGGGCATTGCTGCCTGGCGGCCATTGACCAGGGTATGTTTGATGGCCTCAGGTGATCCACCGTAGAGCCAATCATTGTCGGTAAGATTCGGGAAACCAAGGGCACCAGCGGCGTCAAGTCCGTGACACTGCGAACAGTTGTTGCCATAGATGCGCATTCCCATTTTGCGTACCTTAGGATCCTGGTAGATATCTTCGATGGACATGGCGAGGTATTTGTCCCGCATGGCCCGAAATTTTTCGTCGGCAACAGCAACCTCCTGCTCGTGCTGGGTCGCGGAACTCCAGCCCAGCACGCCGGGGAAGTTACCCATGCCGGGATAGGCCACGAGGTAGCCAATACCCCAGACGATGGTGATAACGAACATAGCGAACCACCATCCGGGAAGGGGATTGTCCCATTCTTCAATGCCATCATAGATGTGCCCGGTGGTTTTTTCGTCTATTGGATTGCGCTTGCGATTGGCAAATAACAGCCAGGTCACCAGGATGAGGGTGAGGCTTGTAAGTACGATTACCCAGCCACTCCAAAAACTAGTCATTGTTGGTTTCCTTTTTGTCTGCCTGTTTGCTCAAGATCGTCATCTTCAAAAGGGAGGTTGGCGGCCTCTTCAAAATCCTTTTTGGGCTTATTGCTATAGGCCCAGATCACAAGTCCGATAAAGGCGACCAGCAAAAACGCTGTGCTGATGCCTCTTAAATCATTAATGTCCATATGCCTAGCGCCGCGTCTGAATCAATGTGCCCAGCTGTTGCAGGTAGGCCACGAGGGCGTCGATTTCCTTTTTACCGGCGACGGCACTGGCAGCGGCGGCGATATCTTCCTCGCTGTAGGGCACGCCTAGCATCTTAAGCGTGCTCATTTTCGCTGGTGTACCCTCGGCGTTGATGTCGTTCTTAAACAGCCAGGGGAAGGCGGGCATATTGGACTCGGGAACCACATCCCTGGGGTTGTATAAGTGTGCCCGGTGCCAATCGTCGGAATAGCGCTTTCCTACGCGTGCCAGATCCGGTCCCGTGCGCTTGGAGCCAAACAGGAAGGGGTGATCGTAGACTGACTCCCCGGCTACGGAGTAGTGACCGTAGCGTTCTGTCTCGGCGCGGAGGGGTCGAATCATCTGGGAGTGGCAGGTGTTGCAGCCCTCGCGGATGTAAATATCGCGACCCTCAAGCTCCAGAGCGGAGTAGGGCTCCAGTCCGGCGATGGGTTCCGCCATTTTCTTAGAGAAGATCATGGGCACCAGTTCAACCAGGGTGCCGAAGCTGATCGCCACGATCACCAGAATGATCAGTAGGGGAACGCTTTTTTCGACTCTTTCATGAGATGACATGGGTTCGCTCCTTAAGCCGCGGCCGCTGCGGGCGCCGCTGCCGGCGCCTCTTTGCGAATGGTCATGAATACGTTGTAGGCCATGATGAGCATGCCGCCCAGGAAGATGGCTCCTCCGAGTACCCTGACGATCCAGCCTGGATAACTCGCTACCACCGACTCAACAAAGGCGTAGGTCAGCGTGCCGTCCTGGTTATAGGCGCGCCACATAAGGCCCTGCATGATGCCGTTGACCCAGAGGGCAGCGATGTACAGCACGGTACCGATAGTCGACATCCAGAAATGCACGTTGATGAGATCGGTGCTGTACATCTGCTCCTTGCCATAAAGCTTGGGTATCAGGTGATAGAGGCAGCCAATGGAAATCATCGCCACCCAGCCCAGGGCACCGGAATGCACGTGTCCGATCGTCCAGTCTGTGTAGTGAGAGAGGGAGTTCACGGTCTTGATGGACATCATGGGCCCTTCAAAGGTGGACATGCCGTAGAAGGACAGGCTCACGACCATGAAGCGCAGGATGGGGTCGTGGCGAAGCTTATGCCACGCGCCAGACAGCGTCATGATGCCGTTGATCATGCCACCCCAGGAGGGCGCCAGAAGGATCAGGCTCATGACCATACCCAGACTCTGGGCCCAATCCGGCAATGTCGTGTAGTGCAGGTGGTGTGGCCCCGCCCAGATGTATACGGAAACCAGGGCCCAGAAATGCACGATGGACAGGCGGTAGGAATAGACGGGACGCTCCGCCTGCTTGGGCACAAAGTAATACATCATGCCCAGGAAACCGGCGGTCAGAAAAAAGCCTACAGCGTTATGGCCGTACCACCACTGCACCATGGCATCGACGGTACCCGCATAGGCGGAGTAGGACTTGAGGGTCATGCCGACGGGGAGAGCGGCGCTGTTCAGAAGATGAAGCACCGCCACGGTGACAATAAAGGCACCAAAGAACCAGTTGGCGACGTAGATGTGGCTGGTTTTCCGTTTCACCAGGGTGCCGAAAAAGACCACGGCGTAAGACACCCAGACGACGGTGATAAGAATATCAATGGGCCATTCCAACTCGGCGTACTCTTTACTGCTGGTGTAACCCAGAGGTAGCGTGATTGCTGCGAGCACAATGACGGCCTGCCAGCCCCAGAAGGTGAACGCCGCCAGTTTGTCGGAGAAGATTCGCGCCTGGGTGGTGCGCTGCACAACGTAATAGGAGGTGGCAAATAGGGCGCATCCACCGAAAGCAAAAATCACCGCGTTGGTGTGTAAGGGGCGAAGGCGCCCAAAACTCGTCCAGGGTAGACCGAGGTTGAGGGCAGGCCAGACCAGCTCGGCGGCGATGTACACCCCCACAAGCATGCCCACGATGCCCCAGACCACTGTCATGATGGCAAATTGCCGTACAACCTTATAGTTGTAGACAGGATGCTCCAGTGCTGCGTTTAGTTCGCTCATGGTTGTTACCCGTAATTCCTGTTAATTCTTAAGAGCCTGTTTGCTGTTCTTGTGCCTGTGCTGTGCGTGAAACCCCGGGGGCTCCCAGCGCCGCGAATCGACTTCGCAGCTTTTTTTTTTATAGCGCTTTTGCCTAGCCGTCGGTAAAGGCCGGCGCCGCGCCGTAATCCCAGGCCAGGATCGACACGACCATGATGGACACAAGGAGCACCAGTCCGATGGCAAGGATCGCGCTGGAGAACAAAAAGCCCCGTTCCTGAGGGATGTTCATGACGATGGGGATGCCGAGATACATGAGGTAAACCGCCCAGCTGATGGCTACAACGCCAATCAGCAGATCTGCCCAAAGCAGGGGATAAAAGCCCACGAGACCGAGAATAAACAGCGGCGTTGCGGTGAGCCCGGCGATAACAATGCCCTTGGCGATGGTGGAGTTAGCGGCCCCGTAGGTGCTGGACATCCAGTGAATGGCGTAGCCGATGGCTGCAACGCTTGCGACCATCACACAGTAAAAGAGGATGTTGACCTGCATGGCGCTGGCATCGGTGAGTTTGATGATTTCGTTGTAGCTGCCCACCGTCCATCCGACATGGCTGGTACCCCAGTACCAGGCGATGGACGGCAAAAGTGCAAATACAAAGGGATAGATGACCAGAAGGTTTTGGGAACTCTCGGGTAAATCTGCGATGGTCTGCCATTGCTGTCGTGGTTTGAATAGCAGTCCAAAGGTGTGCTGGATCATTCTCGTTATCCCCCGATGAGAAATCTGACAGGCGGCATTCTAATGAACTCACTGCCGCATTTATTGACCTGCATCAATAAGCGATGCAAGAGTGTTAATTAAAGCGGACACAACGGAGCTCAATTGCTGGTATGGCAAAGGCCACCTTTGTTGCGTCAGTCTGTTTCAGACCTCTTTGCGGGCCTTAAGGGCTGTTTAGCCTTAACCGGCGTCTGCGATTTTTTGCAGGGCCTCAATATCAAGAATTTCGATTTCCTTGTTTTCTACCGCAAGCACCTTGAGTTTCTGAAGACGGCTAAACACCCGGCTGACGGTCTCGACGGTGAGTCCCAGATAATTACCGATATCCACCCGCGACATGCTGAGACGGAACTGGGTAGCACTCAGTTGGCGGCGGGCGTTTCGCGTCGATACGCTGAGGAGTAGTGCGGCGACGCGCTCATCTGCCGAACTTTTCGAAAGCAGGGTGATCAGCTGCTGGTCCTCAGTGATTTCCCGGCTCATAATCTGAAAAAAGTGCCGCTGCAGCTGTGGCATGCTGGCACTGAGTTTTTCCAGAGAGTTAAAGGGGATCTCGCAGACCGATGCGGTTTCCAGGGCTTTGGCTGATGAGGCGTAACTATTGTTGCTGATGCCATCCATACCGAGAAGCTCCCCGGGGAAGTAAAAGCCCGTAACCTGTTCCCGACCGTCGTCTGTCGTCCGATAAGCTTTAATCGTGCCTGAGCGCACGGCAAACACGGATTCAAAATCATCGCTCTCGCGGTACAGGTGCTGACCCTTCTGGAGGGGCTTGCTGCGCTGAACGATACGGTCGAGCTCGTCGATTTCCGTTGCTTCGAGGGAGAAGGGGAGACAGATAGTGCTAAGGCGGCAGTTGTTGCAATTCACCTGATAGTCGTGGGTACAGGCTTTGTTTGTAGCGCTTTCTACATCGATTAACTGCTTGTTCACTGCTCTACGTTTCCCGTACCGGCTATAAGCAAAAATGTAGCGAGCCCGTGCGAGCGTGTCAAATTAACTTTACATTGCTCGGCGAGTTAAACTGTGGCAGAGAATTGGGCTTTTCCGCTGCGGCTGTGGTGCTCAAGATACTCATCAAAGGGCATGCAGAGATTCCTGAGGAAGGGGCGGCCTGCTGCTGTTACGCGGAGCATGCCCGCATCGAACTCCATCAGTCGGTCTTCGAAAGCGGGATTCAATTCTTCGAGGGCGTCATGAAAATGGACGCGAAAGTCTATGCCGAACTCCCGTTCGACCTCTGCGATATCCAGACTGAGGTCGCAAATCAGAGACATGATGACCCGCCGGCGGAGTTTGTCCTCGTTATTGATCCTGTAGCCCTTGGTAATAGGCAGCTGACCGTCCTCCAGCATTTGGTAATACGCAGGCAGATCACGGGCGTTTTGCAGATAAAAGTCACCTATCTGGCTGATAGATGAGACCCCCAGTCCGAGAAGATCGTCTGCGAGCTGCAGGGAATAACCTTGAAAATTTCGTTGCAGCCTGGATTCACCCTGGGCTTTTGCCAGCTCATCATCGGGAAGGACATAATGATCCATACCGATGTAGCGATACCCGGCATCCTGAAGCGTTGCGCTGATCATCTGCGCCAGGAGGAGCTTCTCCTCAGGTTCCGGGAGCGTGTGTCGATCAATGGAGCGTTGAGGCAAAAATCGCTCGGGTAAATGGGCGTAGTTGTAGCAGGCGATGCGGTCCGGGCGCAGGCTGATGACCTTGCGCAGGGTCTCGGCCATGCTCACATGATCCTGGTAGGGCAGTCCATAGATAAGGTCAAAGCTCAGGGAACGAAATCCATGGGCCCGCGTCGCCTCTACCAGCTCCGCCACCTGCGTGTAGGGCTGAATGCGATTGACGGCTTTTTGCACGCGTTCATCAAAGTCCTGAACACCAAGGCTGATGCGGTTGAAGCCTACGCCTTTCAGCAGCGCAATGGTTGCGGAGGACACCGTGCGCGGGTCAATTTCAATGGAATACTCGCGATAGCCCTTGTCCAACAGTCGGAAACGACTTGCAAGGCTGTGCATGAGTTCAGTGATTTCGCCGTCGTTGAGATAGGTTGGCGTGCCGCCGCCCCAGTGCATCTGAGTGACGGGGCGATCCTTGCCCACGATCTGGCTCTGCATCTCGAGTTCTTTGCTGAGCTGGGCGAGGTAGCGTGCCGCAACACCCTCCTTGCGCGTGACCACCTTATTGCAACCGCAGTAGTAGCAGATGTCGTGACAGAAGGGCAGATGCACGTAGAGGGACAGGGGATCGCCATGATGTTCCCGACGGCCCTGCCAGTTGCGATAACGCGTCAGATCGAAGTCTTCAGAGAATTGCGGCGCAGTGGGATACGATGTGTAGC from Congregibacter litoralis KT71 includes these protein-coding regions:
- the ccoG gene encoding cytochrome c oxidase accessory protein CcoG — protein: MSDPDLINVQEIAPSEVAELDLYQKREKIYTRKIEGFYQRLRMFTGWPMLLGYYCLPWISIGGRQAVWFDLPEREFHILGLTFWPQDFSLLAFLLIIAAFSLFAVTVSAGRVWCGYTCPQTVWTSMFMWVEQKLEGTRNQRIKLDKQPWSLNKASRKLGKHAAWLFIAFMTGMTFVGYFYPIRELSYELATLTTGNWQLVWTAFFTLATYVNAGWMREQVCKYMCPYARFQSVMFDADTLIVSYDAKRGEPRGSRKKSLAHKESGLGDCIDCELCVQVCPTGIDIRDGLQYECIGCALCIDACNSVMRKMGYDPGLVRYTSERELEGGTTQWFRPRIIGYIVMLSLMVGVFSYNIASRIPLELTVIRDRNNLYVETADGGVENIYRLHIVNMDGSPHKYVLRLDGLEGATIKGDTRYALDASEDREVTLRVAAKATDLSTPSTSFTFEIVAEDMPSLRASTESRFMKPL
- a CDS encoding FixH family protein — encoded protein: MSHGSKQTPRREDTEAWYRQFWPWFLIALPGSVVIAGLSTLYIANRYSDDLVVDEYYKDGLAINKELGKQAAAEELGITAEIKVLGRRAQVRLAGAIAPGDLSLRFSHPLEADRDFQVALSAVAPGLYQSDIPADLSPNWHWILEAPDNAWRVDGSLSNRDFIAVSGDSSP
- a CDS encoding Yip1 family protein, translating into MIQHTFGLLFKPRQQWQTIADLPESSQNLLVIYPFVFALLPSIAWYWGTSHVGWTVGSYNEIIKLTDASAMQVNILFYCVMVASVAAIGYAIHWMSSTYGAANSTIAKGIVIAGLTATPLFILGLVGFYPLLWADLLIGVVAISWAVYLMYLGIPIVMNIPQERGFLFSSAILAIGLVLLVSIMVVSILAWDYGAAPAFTDG
- the ccoO gene encoding cytochrome-c oxidase, cbb3-type subunit II — protein: MSSHERVEKSVPLLIILVIVAISFGTLVELVPMIFSKKMAEPIAGLEPYSALELEGRDIYIREGCNTCHSQMIRPLRAETERYGHYSVAGESVYDHPFLFGSKRTGPDLARVGKRYSDDWHRAHLYNPRDVVPESNMPAFPWLFKNDINAEGTPAKMSTLKMLGVPYSEEDIAAAASAVAGKKEIDALVAYLQQLGTLIQTRR
- the ccoN gene encoding cytochrome-c oxidase, cbb3-type subunit I, with the protein product MSELNAALEHPVYNYKVVRQFAIMTVVWGIVGMLVGVYIAAELVWPALNLGLPWTSFGRLRPLHTNAVIFAFGGCALFATSYYVVQRTTQARIFSDKLAAFTFWGWQAVIVLAAITLPLGYTSSKEYAELEWPIDILITVVWVSYAVVFFGTLVKRKTSHIYVANWFFGAFIVTVAVLHLLNSAALPVGMTLKSYSAYAGTVDAMVQWWYGHNAVGFFLTAGFLGMMYYFVPKQAERPVYSYRLSIVHFWALVSVYIWAGPHHLHYTTLPDWAQSLGMVMSLILLAPSWGGMINGIMTLSGAWHKLRHDPILRFMVVSLSFYGMSTFEGPMMSIKTVNSLSHYTDWTIGHVHSGALGWVAMISIGCLYHLIPKLYGKEQMYSTDLINVHFWMSTIGTVLYIAALWVNGIMQGLMWRAYNQDGTLTYAFVESVVASYPGWIVRVLGGAIFLGGMLIMAYNVFMTIRKEAPAAAPAAAAA
- the hemN gene encoding oxygen-independent coproporphyrinogen III oxidase → MNQIIGSSEQTRRLPREWEAGMSMARKYATSGPRYTSYPTAPQFSEDFDLTRYRNWQGRREHHGDPLSLYVHLPFCHDICYYCGCNKVVTRKEGVAARYLAQLSKELEMQSQIVGKDRPVTQMHWGGGTPTYLNDGEITELMHSLASRFRLLDKGYREYSIEIDPRTVSSATIALLKGVGFNRISLGVQDFDERVQKAVNRIQPYTQVAELVEATRAHGFRSLSFDLIYGLPYQDHVSMAETLRKVISLRPDRIACYNYAHLPERFLPQRSIDRHTLPEPEEKLLLAQMISATLQDAGYRYIGMDHYVLPDDELAKAQGESRLQRNFQGYSLQLADDLLGLGVSSISQIGDFYLQNARDLPAYYQMLEDGQLPITKGYRINNEDKLRRRVIMSLICDLSLDIAEVEREFGIDFRVHFHDALEELNPAFEDRLMEFDAGMLRVTAAGRPFLRNLCMPFDEYLEHHSRSGKAQFSATV
- the fnr gene encoding fumarate/nitrate reduction transcriptional regulator Fnr, yielding MNKQLIDVESATNKACTHDYQVNCNNCRLSTICLPFSLEATEIDELDRIVQRSKPLQKGQHLYRESDDFESVFAVRSGTIKAYRTTDDGREQVTGFYFPGELLGMDGISNNSYASSAKALETASVCEIPFNSLEKLSASMPQLQRHFFQIMSREITEDQQLITLLSKSSADERVAALLLSVSTRNARRQLSATQFRLSMSRVDIGNYLGLTVETVSRVFSRLQKLKVLAVENKEIEILDIEALQKIADAG
- a CDS encoding CcoQ/FixQ family Cbb3-type cytochrome c oxidase assembly chaperone, producing the protein MDINDLRGISTAFLLVAFIGLVIWAYSNKPKKDFEEAANLPFEDDDLEQTGRQKGNQQ
- the ccoP gene encoding cytochrome-c oxidase, cbb3-type subunit III yields the protein MTSFWSGWVIVLTSLTLILVTWLLFANRKRNPIDEKTTGHIYDGIEEWDNPLPGWWFAMFVITIVWGIGYLVAYPGMGNFPGVLGWSSATQHEQEVAVADEKFRAMRDKYLAMSIEDIYQDPKVRKMGMRIYGNNCSQCHGLDAAGALGFPNLTDNDWLYGGSPEAIKHTLVNGRQAAMPPWESILGEQGIMEATAYVLSLNSREADDELVAAGEKHYQTYCVACHGPEAKGNPLMGAPNLTNGIWLYGGSEEQIAHSLRIGRNGQMPAFGNTLSEDKIHLVSAYIYGLSK